In Sinorhizobium mexicanum, one DNA window encodes the following:
- a CDS encoding adenylate/guanylate cyclase domain-containing protein — protein sequence MSIGNEFQRQAIAAHVAQKLAGPARAISGFQELLIEQARDLGLHHMQADLERIGTAARQLNGLVDHLLDGTACSAEIPEAEAEARLRHDLRTPLNAIIGYSEMLLEDARDVHEHPLMEDLGVILAAAAELLKQVDAIAGLSRGEAIETLQSGEKAEIDAAGLERLLFTTEHAAWPDQGGRILVVDDVASNRDLLSRRLRREGHRVVTAESGLSALARLAEDEFDLILLDILMPDMNGIEMLSRLKSEGRWRHVPVIMISGLSEVAAVARCIEAGADDYLTKPFNPVLLRARINSTLEKKRWLDREHRYLQQIETEKRRADTLIHAILPDQIVTRLQEGEEIIADRFEEVSILFADIVGFSAIATRLPPSDLVTRLDGMFSRFDVLTEQHGVEKIKTIGDAYMAACGIPEPAADHADRLVALAKSMLESLKDMAPERDRFRVRIGIHSGPVVAGLIGRLRFVYDVWGETVNIASRLESQGVADGIQISEATRRSLRGQWTLEPRCALDLRGIGAVEAYLVQ from the coding sequence ATGAGTATCGGAAACGAGTTCCAGCGCCAGGCGATTGCCGCGCATGTGGCCCAGAAGCTAGCAGGCCCCGCTCGGGCGATTTCGGGTTTTCAGGAGCTGCTTATCGAGCAGGCGCGGGATCTCGGCCTGCACCACATGCAGGCCGACCTGGAGCGGATCGGCACCGCCGCCAGGCAACTGAACGGGCTCGTCGATCACCTGCTCGACGGCACGGCCTGCTCTGCGGAGATCCCGGAAGCAGAAGCGGAGGCAAGGCTCCGCCATGACCTGCGCACGCCGCTCAACGCCATCATCGGCTATTCGGAAATGCTCCTCGAAGACGCAAGGGACGTGCACGAGCACCCGCTGATGGAGGATCTCGGCGTCATTCTTGCGGCCGCAGCCGAGCTTTTGAAACAGGTCGATGCCATTGCGGGCCTTTCGCGCGGCGAAGCGATCGAGACGCTCCAGTCGGGCGAGAAAGCCGAAATCGACGCGGCCGGGCTTGAACGGCTTCTCTTCACGACCGAGCATGCCGCATGGCCGGATCAGGGTGGCAGAATTCTCGTCGTTGACGACGTCGCCAGCAATCGTGACCTTCTCTCCCGCAGGCTGCGGCGCGAGGGTCATCGCGTCGTCACCGCCGAATCCGGACTGTCGGCGCTCGCAAGATTGGCCGAGGACGAGTTCGATCTTATTCTGCTCGATATACTGATGCCCGACATGAACGGCATAGAGATGCTCTCGCGACTGAAGTCGGAGGGCCGATGGCGGCACGTGCCGGTGATCATGATATCGGGCCTGAGCGAAGTCGCGGCGGTCGCCCGATGCATCGAGGCCGGAGCCGACGACTATCTGACGAAGCCGTTCAATCCGGTCCTGCTGCGCGCACGCATCAACTCGACGCTGGAGAAGAAGCGCTGGCTCGACCGCGAGCACCGCTATCTTCAGCAGATCGAAACAGAGAAACGGCGAGCCGATACGCTCATTCACGCGATCCTGCCCGACCAGATCGTCACCCGATTGCAGGAGGGCGAAGAGATCATCGCGGACCGCTTCGAAGAGGTTTCCATTCTCTTTGCGGATATCGTCGGCTTCTCCGCCATCGCGACAAGGCTGCCACCATCCGATCTCGTCACCCGGTTGGACGGGATGTTCAGCCGCTTCGACGTCCTGACGGAACAGCACGGCGTGGAGAAGATCAAGACCATCGGCGATGCCTACATGGCCGCTTGCGGGATCCCGGAACCCGCAGCGGACCACGCCGACAGGCTCGTGGCTCTCGCGAAGTCCATGCTTGAATCATTGAAGGACATGGCTCCCGAGCGCGACCGCTTTCGGGTCCGGATCGGAATTCATTCGGGACCGGTTGTCGCCGGGTTGATCGGCCGCCTTCGTTTCGTCTACGATGTCTGGGGAGAAACCGTGAACATCGCGAGCCGCCTCGAGTCCCAGGGAGTTGCCGACGGCATACAGATCTCCGAGGCGACCCGGCGCTCTCTTCGAGGCCAGTGGACGCTCGAGCCGCGCTGCGCCTTGGATCTGCGAGGCATCGGCGCGGTCGAAGCCTACCTCGTGCAGTAG
- a CDS encoding response regulator, whose translation MTRILLVEDNEMNRDMLSRRLSRRGFDVLIAENGKAGVELATSEKPDLILMDMSLPVMDGWEATRRIKANPVTSGIPVIALTAHAMASDRDMALEAGCDDYDSKPVDLPQLVRKIEQLLAT comes from the coding sequence ATGACGAGAATCCTTCTGGTGGAAGACAATGAAATGAACCGCGACATGCTTTCGCGACGATTGTCTCGTCGCGGCTTCGACGTGCTGATCGCCGAAAATGGCAAGGCGGGCGTCGAGCTCGCCACATCGGAAAAGCCCGACCTCATTCTCATGGACATGAGCCTGCCCGTAATGGACGGCTGGGAGGCGACCCGGCGGATCAAGGCCAATCCGGTGACGTCAGGAATACCGGTCATCGCGCTTACTGCGCATGCAATGGCGAGCGACCGCGACATGGCGCTCGAGGCTGGCTGCGACGACTATGACAGCAAACCTGTCGACCTGCCGCAGCTCGTGCGGAAAATCGAGCAGTTGCTCGCGACATAG
- a CDS encoding response regulator, producing the protein MSALEQQRSIEAAPAPARSLGSRLANLPISARVAALTAAGLISLILSSVFLTQALYRSAEQMAETRELFDRADSAAAAHVAFGDLRYWLTDLSVSLLMNSQRNADEARKRLQIQLERLAEHSPEAVEKIRTEVDAYVETALQATDSYTQDNRIVGNAFLAKARTHSGNVDADLNRLVEQVRADADAARNEVVAQTQKTATTSAVLVGVVVLVGSLLTLLVLRSIVGPLRRLSRVVGELTEGRYEVEIPQEGGDDFGAMSKTLSLFREGAIEKKKLEDEAERQRRTIAAALEVISDGFVLYDPDDRILIANSKYCEIFPSHKPSALRGKSFREIVEQNLERGQVDLEGKSPDEWVEERLRLHRDPAGLVDEKRFGDKWVRISKRKIPDGGTVAVYTDITELKQRQVELERAKSHAESANEAKSRFLASMSHELRTPLNAIIGYSEMLIEEARDHQDSELVPDLEKIASAGRHLLSLINDILDLSKIEANKMEVFLETFDVAELLRDVAATVTPLMARNRNEFIEDREADLGQMHSDQTKLRQNLFNLLSNAAKFTNGGRVTLSVRREGRADGDWLVFKVSDTGIGMTPEQRERLFNAFTQADASTTRNYGGTGLGLSITRSFSHMIGGVVTVESEVGKGSVFTMEVPAQCRREAEEPRAAEPAPTLEPGRTALIIDDEPAARTLIAKALAEAGLASIEAASGAEGIAAARQHRPAAIILDIIMPHQDGWSVLRTLKSDPELCTIPVILATILADRELGLSLGAVEYLTKPIDTDKLIRTIEAHGGGNRDVLVIDDDQASRDFLRRILVKRNWTVHEAGDGIRGLEMMKRLLPRLVLLDLLMPEMDGFQTLSEMQRTPELQNIPVVVVTSKDLSSNELIWLRDRAVAVVNKGANSRSQLVKALERQIARQETVGNAVAEG; encoded by the coding sequence ATGAGCGCGTTAGAGCAGCAGCGGTCGATCGAGGCTGCCCCGGCGCCGGCCAGGAGCCTCGGAAGCCGGCTTGCCAATCTGCCGATCTCCGCGCGCGTCGCGGCGCTGACCGCCGCCGGCCTGATCAGTCTGATCCTCTCATCCGTTTTTCTCACCCAGGCGCTCTACCGCAGCGCCGAGCAGATGGCCGAGACAAGGGAACTGTTCGATCGCGCCGATTCGGCGGCTGCGGCGCATGTCGCCTTCGGCGACCTCAGATACTGGCTGACCGACCTCTCGGTCAGCCTGCTGATGAATTCACAGCGCAACGCCGACGAGGCCCGCAAGCGCCTGCAGATTCAACTGGAGCGTCTTGCAGAGCATTCGCCCGAGGCGGTCGAGAAAATCCGTACAGAGGTCGACGCCTATGTCGAGACCGCGCTCCAGGCAACGGACAGCTATACCCAGGACAATCGCATCGTCGGCAACGCCTTCCTGGCAAAGGCGCGCACCCACAGCGGCAACGTCGATGCAGATCTCAACAGGCTCGTCGAGCAGGTGAGAGCCGATGCGGATGCCGCCCGCAACGAGGTCGTCGCGCAAACGCAGAAGACCGCCACGACGTCCGCCGTCCTCGTCGGCGTCGTGGTTCTGGTCGGCTCGCTTCTTACTCTTCTTGTCCTGCGCTCGATCGTCGGTCCGCTCCGGCGCCTCAGTCGTGTCGTCGGCGAGCTGACGGAGGGACGTTATGAGGTCGAGATACCCCAGGAGGGCGGCGACGATTTTGGAGCAATGTCGAAGACGCTTTCGCTTTTCCGAGAAGGCGCGATCGAAAAGAAGAAGCTCGAGGACGAGGCAGAGCGGCAGAGGCGAACGATCGCCGCGGCGCTCGAGGTGATTTCCGACGGGTTCGTCCTCTACGATCCCGACGACCGGATCCTGATCGCTAACAGCAAATATTGCGAAATCTTCCCGAGCCATAAGCCGTCAGCGCTTCGCGGCAAGAGCTTCCGCGAAATCGTGGAGCAGAACCTGGAAAGAGGGCAAGTAGACCTCGAAGGCAAATCGCCGGACGAGTGGGTCGAGGAGCGGCTGCGCCTCCACAGGGATCCCGCTGGACTCGTCGACGAAAAGCGGTTCGGCGACAAATGGGTCCGCATCAGCAAGCGCAAGATCCCCGATGGCGGAACCGTCGCCGTCTATACCGACATCACCGAACTCAAGCAGAGGCAAGTCGAGCTCGAGCGGGCGAAGAGCCATGCGGAGTCGGCAAACGAGGCCAAGAGCCGTTTTCTCGCCTCCATGAGCCACGAGCTGCGCACGCCGCTGAACGCGATCATCGGCTATAGCGAAATGCTGATCGAAGAGGCACGCGACCACCAGGACAGCGAGCTTGTTCCGGACCTCGAGAAAATTGCCTCCGCCGGCCGGCATCTCCTCTCGCTCATCAACGATATCCTCGACCTGTCGAAGATCGAAGCGAACAAGATGGAGGTTTTCCTTGAGACTTTCGACGTCGCCGAATTGCTCCGCGACGTCGCCGCTACCGTCACACCGCTGATGGCGAGGAACCGGAACGAGTTCATAGAGGACCGTGAGGCCGATCTTGGGCAGATGCACTCCGACCAGACCAAGCTGCGCCAGAATCTTTTCAATTTGCTCAGCAACGCGGCCAAGTTCACCAATGGCGGCCGGGTCACGCTCTCGGTCCGGCGCGAGGGGCGCGCCGACGGCGACTGGCTGGTATTCAAGGTATCCGATACGGGGATCGGCATGACACCAGAGCAGCGGGAACGGCTCTTCAACGCCTTCACCCAGGCGGATGCCTCCACCACCCGCAACTACGGCGGCACCGGGCTGGGCCTGAGTATCACCCGCAGCTTCAGTCACATGATCGGCGGCGTCGTCACAGTCGAAAGCGAAGTCGGGAAAGGCTCCGTCTTCACGATGGAGGTGCCGGCGCAGTGCAGGCGAGAAGCCGAGGAGCCTCGAGCGGCCGAGCCGGCGCCGACTTTAGAGCCGGGTCGCACTGCCCTCATCATCGACGACGAACCGGCGGCGAGAACCCTGATCGCAAAGGCGCTCGCCGAGGCGGGGCTCGCCTCGATCGAGGCGGCAAGCGGGGCGGAAGGAATAGCAGCCGCCCGGCAGCATCGGCCGGCCGCAATCATCCTCGACATCATCATGCCTCATCAGGACGGCTGGTCGGTGCTGCGCACCTTGAAGAGCGATCCCGAACTATGCACGATCCCTGTGATCCTGGCGACCATCCTGGCGGATCGCGAACTCGGCCTCTCGCTCGGCGCAGTCGAATATCTCACCAAACCCATCGACACCGACAAGCTGATCCGGACGATAGAGGCTCACGGCGGCGGCAACCGCGACGTGCTGGTCATCGACGACGACCAGGCTTCACGCGACTTTCTCCGGCGCATTCTGGTGAAGAGGAATTGGACCGTCCACGAGGCAGGCGACGGTATTCGCGGGCTGGAAATGATGAAGCGGCTTCTGCCGCGTCTCGTCCTGCTCGATCTTCTGATGCCGGAGATGGACGGATTCCAGACGCTGAGCGAGATGCAGAGGACGCCGGAGCTGCAAAACATCCCGGTCGTGGTGGTCACGTCGAAGGACCTCTCTTCAAACGAATTGATATGGCTGCGCGATCGAGCGGTCGCGGTGGTAAACAAGGGCGCAAACAGCAGGTCCCAATTGGTCAAGGCACTCGAGCGCCAGATAGCAAGGCAGGAAACAGTCGGTAACGCCGTTGCCGAGGGCTAA
- a CDS encoding Tll0287-like domain-containing protein, whose amino-acid sequence MEALVALARNRIFTVLCGCLLLSSSVAAQEAADVATGERLAELLRAARSVLSNYQSLINDPAVGDKHLDGERFTAEAIALYAKRTGHPLITDDLAERDRRLLQAQVEAMREVVDEEQDDINRPGIGFKGFVPAVFARLMNEKFAAKVGNEALVRVTAPEVLVRNRKSLPDAWETRVITEVFSKPQKAKGEAHTEVTKVNGRPAFRMLLPEYYTESCLSCHGSPKGEIDVTGYPKEGGKAGDLGGAISIVLFK is encoded by the coding sequence ATGGAAGCCCTTGTAGCTTTGGCGCGAAACCGCATTTTCACCGTCTTGTGCGGGTGTCTGCTCTTGTCGTCTTCGGTGGCGGCTCAAGAGGCCGCCGATGTGGCGACCGGGGAGCGGCTCGCCGAGTTGCTGAGGGCGGCCCGAAGCGTCCTTTCGAATTATCAGTCGCTCATCAATGATCCGGCCGTCGGCGACAAGCATCTCGATGGCGAGCGTTTCACGGCAGAGGCGATTGCGCTCTATGCCAAGCGCACCGGCCATCCGTTGATCACCGATGATCTCGCCGAGCGCGACCGCAGACTTTTGCAGGCGCAGGTCGAGGCCATGCGTGAGGTCGTCGACGAGGAGCAGGACGACATCAACCGTCCCGGCATCGGGTTCAAGGGTTTTGTGCCGGCTGTTTTCGCGCGCCTGATGAACGAGAAATTCGCCGCCAAAGTCGGAAACGAGGCGCTCGTGCGCGTAACCGCGCCGGAAGTCCTGGTGCGTAACCGCAAGTCGCTTCCCGATGCCTGGGAGACCCGGGTCATCACTGAAGTCTTCTCGAAGCCTCAGAAGGCGAAGGGCGAGGCCCATACCGAAGTGACGAAGGTAAACGGCCGCCCTGCCTTCCGGATGCTGCTGCCGGAATACTACACGGAGTCCTGTCTTTCCTGTCACGGTTCGCCGAAGGGCGAGATCGACGTCACCGGCTATCCGAAGGAAGGGGGGAAGGCGGGTGACCTGGGCGGTGCTATCAGCATCGTCTTGTTCAAATGA
- a CDS encoding YihY/virulence factor BrkB family protein produces the protein MGTNEIDAAERLAAAEPGRGRDAATPREIPAKGLRDVFWRVVSEISEERIVLIAAGVSFYLLLALFPALAALVSIYGLVADPSAIGTHMGMLDALLPPGSYDLIADQLQTLTTQKTSTLGLSFLVSLLVSLWSAANGMAALFDAMNVAYGEREKRGVLSRTLLCLVFTFAALLFAVALIVAIGVVPAVLTYLWLDRWVEVLTKMARWPAILLLATIGTVLIYRFGPSRERAKLRWLNWGAVFSTLLWLAASAIFSFYLEHFANYNATYGALGALAGLMMWVWISVIILIVGALINAELEHQTAVDSTTGKPLPMGQRGACVADTLGKAVD, from the coding sequence ATGGGTACGAACGAAATCGATGCTGCCGAAAGGCTGGCGGCCGCGGAGCCGGGGAGGGGGCGGGATGCCGCCACGCCGCGGGAAATACCTGCGAAGGGGCTGCGGGATGTCTTCTGGCGAGTGGTATCCGAAATCTCTGAGGAGCGAATCGTCCTGATCGCGGCCGGGGTGAGTTTTTATCTGCTGCTGGCGCTGTTTCCTGCATTGGCTGCCCTGGTCTCGATCTACGGGCTTGTCGCGGATCCATCCGCGATCGGCACACACATGGGCATGCTTGATGCGTTGCTGCCGCCCGGGTCCTACGACCTGATCGCGGATCAGTTGCAGACACTGACGACGCAGAAAACATCCACGCTCGGCCTCAGCTTCCTGGTGAGCCTGCTCGTTTCCTTGTGGAGCGCCGCCAATGGCATGGCAGCGCTTTTCGACGCGATGAATGTCGCCTATGGAGAAAGGGAAAAGAGGGGCGTCCTGTCGAGAACCCTCCTGTGTCTTGTGTTCACCTTTGCAGCGCTGCTGTTTGCGGTCGCGCTGATCGTTGCGATCGGCGTCGTGCCGGCCGTGCTCACCTATCTGTGGCTCGATCGTTGGGTGGAAGTTTTGACCAAGATGGCCAGATGGCCGGCTATTCTGCTGCTTGCGACGATCGGCACGGTCCTCATCTATCGATTTGGGCCGAGCCGGGAACGGGCGAAACTCAGATGGCTGAACTGGGGCGCTGTATTCAGCACATTGCTGTGGCTCGCTGCCTCCGCGATCTTTTCTTTCTATCTGGAACACTTCGCCAATTACAACGCCACATATGGCGCTCTCGGCGCCCTTGCAGGTCTCATGATGTGGGTCTGGATCTCGGTGATCATCCTCATCGTCGGTGCGCTCATCAATGCCGAACTCGAGCACCAGACGGCGGTAGACTCCACGACAGGAAAGCCGCTGCCAATGGGCCAACGCGGCGCTTGCGTGGCCGACACGCTCGGGAAAGCCGTCGATTGA
- a CDS encoding FKBP-type peptidyl-prolyl cis-trans isomerase gives MTEVKNGDVVRIHYTAKLADGTAVESSQGREPLEIEVGAGQIIPGLDREISGMTIGETSTVAIPAEQAYGPHDDAQVQTVPRSVVPDGVEIGTRLQATTADGRQLAFTVTSVEDDQVTVDSNHPLAGEDLVFDVTVVEVVNS, from the coding sequence ATGACCGAAGTCAAAAACGGCGATGTCGTTCGCATTCACTACACTGCCAAGCTGGCCGACGGCACTGCGGTCGAATCCTCGCAGGGTCGGGAGCCGCTCGAAATCGAAGTGGGCGCAGGCCAGATCATTCCCGGCCTCGACCGCGAGATCAGCGGCATGACCATCGGAGAGACGAGCACGGTCGCCATTCCCGCCGAGCAAGCTTACGGCCCTCACGATGACGCCCAGGTGCAGACGGTCCCGCGTTCCGTGGTTCCCGACGGGGTCGAGATCGGGACAAGGCTTCAAGCAACCACTGCGGATGGCCGTCAGCTGGCGTTCACCGTTACCAGCGTCGAGGACGACCAAGTGACGGTGGACTCCAACCATCCGCTCGCCGGAGAGGATCTGGTTTTCGACGTCACCGTCGTTGAAGTCGTCAACAGCTAG
- a CDS encoding nutrient deprivation-induced protein: MNDELSSRAPGDPLRVPATTSQGVDDAHGAQSSGIDEGATDRNLQQAVREDLNDVREFADERAKQARDAAARAAEREKNVAARQLSGVAMAIEKVGSELQQSDQQALGRYAQQIGTSLRALARDIEGRDLGEVAGMAEDFGRRQPLAFLGIAAIAGLAASRFLTASAQRRPRRTVSQPSSAAEPASGRPSGGGWNFEEDQYNG, translated from the coding sequence ATGAACGATGAACTAAGCAGCCGGGCCCCCGGCGATCCATTGCGGGTGCCTGCAACGACCTCGCAAGGTGTCGACGATGCCCATGGCGCGCAATCCAGTGGAATTGATGAGGGCGCGACAGATCGCAACCTGCAACAGGCGGTGCGTGAAGACCTGAACGACGTCCGGGAGTTCGCCGATGAGCGGGCGAAGCAAGCCCGGGACGCTGCAGCCCGCGCCGCCGAGCGCGAGAAGAACGTCGCGGCACGCCAACTGAGCGGCGTCGCGATGGCCATTGAGAAGGTCGGCTCCGAGCTTCAGCAGTCGGATCAACAGGCGCTTGGCCGCTACGCGCAACAAATCGGCACGTCGCTCCGCGCCTTGGCACGCGACATCGAGGGACGCGACCTCGGCGAAGTTGCGGGCATGGCCGAAGACTTCGGCCGAAGGCAGCCGCTCGCCTTTCTCGGGATCGCAGCGATTGCCGGCTTGGCCGCCAGTCGGTTTCTGACCGCCTCGGCTCAGCGTCGCCCTCGCCGAACCGTTTCCCAACCGTCCTCCGCAGCAGAGCCAGCAAGTGGCCGGCCAAGCGGAGGCGGGTGGAATTTTGAGGAGGATCAGTACAATGGCTAA
- a CDS encoding phage holin family protein has translation MANHRDDRPLSELMTGLVADISGLFRKEIDLAKTEASETLNRATGGLETLLVGLIFAIGAIGVLLSAVVQGLAAFLATRGITEPNAEALSAAVVGVVVGLLSWAMISRGLSTMKGSSLKLDRTTASLQRDVDVFKEQMR, from the coding sequence ATGGCTAACCATCGGGACGACCGCCCCTTATCGGAACTGATGACCGGTTTGGTGGCGGACATATCCGGGCTTTTCCGCAAGGAAATCGATCTGGCAAAAACCGAGGCGTCCGAGACGTTGAACCGGGCGACAGGTGGTCTCGAGACGCTTCTTGTCGGCCTGATCTTCGCGATCGGCGCCATTGGCGTGCTGTTGAGCGCGGTGGTCCAGGGGCTGGCCGCGTTTTTGGCGACGCGAGGCATCACGGAACCGAATGCCGAAGCATTGTCCGCGGCCGTCGTCGGCGTCGTCGTGGGGTTGCTCTCCTGGGCAATGATTTCGCGCGGCCTGTCGACGATGAAAGGCAGCAGCCTCAAACTCGACAGGACGACAGCCTCCCTGCAGCGCGACGTGGACGTGTTTAAGGAGCAAATGCGATGA
- a CDS encoding DUF3618 domain-containing protein: protein MNESLHTHSSAELQREIEADRQRIEEKLHAIQERMSPGQLMDEMLEYAKTSGGAEYLSNLGVALKANPIPVALMGVSLAWLLANPGSRAPGLKDDDDGADHYPLATVTGSIRRIGPVEASFGERYSHFTDESGSRFRALTDTADRRAGHFVDPNGNVYRGFADATGKQIEDIRNEAGALFDEASGWASSTWRQVSATASRLSGSLADTGKSLAGRAQDTGRSLQEEGAHLNAAILKHFRDQPLVGGALAFAVGAAIGAALPHTDTEDEAMGEAADDVRGNLAARTNAAVGDAIETGQEVLEKTGDAMLEAHDAARDRLRESPRE from the coding sequence ATGAACGAATCTCTCCACACACATTCGTCTGCAGAGCTGCAGCGAGAGATCGAGGCTGATCGCCAACGGATTGAAGAAAAGCTCCACGCCATCCAGGAACGCATGTCCCCGGGACAGCTGATGGATGAAATGCTCGAATATGCCAAGACGAGCGGCGGAGCCGAATATCTCAGCAATCTCGGTGTCGCGCTCAAGGCAAATCCGATCCCCGTCGCCTTGATGGGCGTAAGCCTCGCCTGGCTGCTCGCCAATCCGGGGTCTCGCGCGCCAGGATTGAAGGATGACGACGACGGCGCGGACCACTATCCGCTCGCGACAGTGACGGGCTCCATAAGGCGCATCGGACCTGTGGAGGCGAGCTTCGGCGAGCGCTACAGCCACTTCACGGATGAAAGCGGCAGTCGCTTCAGGGCCCTGACGGACACGGCCGATCGTCGGGCGGGCCACTTCGTCGACCCAAACGGCAACGTTTACCGCGGCTTCGCCGACGCAACCGGGAAGCAGATCGAAGACATACGCAACGAGGCCGGTGCCTTGTTCGACGAGGCATCCGGTTGGGCATCCAGCACATGGCGGCAGGTGAGTGCCACGGCAAGCCGCCTGTCCGGCTCTCTCGCGGACACCGGCAAGTCGCTTGCCGGCCGCGCGCAAGATACCGGCCGATCGCTGCAAGAGGAGGGTGCACATCTCAATGCGGCTATCCTCAAGCATTTCCGCGACCAGCCGCTGGTCGGCGGCGCACTCGCCTTTGCGGTCGGTGCGGCGATAGGGGCCGCGCTGCCCCATACCGACACCGAGGACGAGGCCATGGGTGAGGCCGCTGACGACGTGCGCGGCAATCTCGCGGCGAGGACCAATGCGGCGGTCGGCGACGCGATCGAGACAGGGCAGGAGGTCCTGGAAAAGACCGGCGATGCCATGCTTGAAGCTCATGACGCTGCCCGAGATCGGTTACGCGAATCGCCCCGGGAATGA
- a CDS encoding LysR family transcriptional regulator, whose product MKVENWEDLRLFLHVAEQGGLAGAAEKTGISAPTIGRRMLALERATGRALFVRARTGYELAADGRILLDRVRAMHEAAQDIVDWHEAVHSMPIVRLLSDNTLSCFTATSLRHLWAPHDAFRVCFKTTEAAIDLTHRDVDIGLAAERPQLGNVAVRRSVAVAYAPYCAQGFDHRRHCNWVSLGTDVANQPWKRWAFEQPGRHITNWVNSPRMMFDLVKAGAGIAVMPCFIGDSDRGFVRAGPVIDELGHDLWIVLHGDERGRQTVRTVADRLSALLTANASLFSGSNGRDPL is encoded by the coding sequence ATGAAAGTCGAAAACTGGGAAGATCTTCGTCTCTTTCTGCACGTCGCCGAACAAGGCGGGCTTGCGGGTGCTGCCGAGAAGACCGGCATCAGCGCGCCGACCATCGGGCGACGGATGCTGGCGTTGGAACGGGCGACGGGCCGAGCGCTGTTCGTCAGGGCGCGGACGGGATACGAGCTCGCAGCGGATGGGCGGATATTGCTGGACCGCGTGAGGGCGATGCACGAGGCAGCGCAGGACATCGTCGATTGGCACGAGGCGGTGCATTCGATGCCGATCGTAAGGCTCCTCTCGGACAACACGCTGTCGTGCTTCACGGCAACAAGCCTTCGGCACCTTTGGGCGCCGCACGATGCTTTTCGCGTTTGCTTCAAGACGACCGAGGCCGCGATCGACCTGACACACCGCGACGTCGATATTGGGCTCGCCGCGGAGCGGCCGCAGTTGGGCAATGTCGCGGTCCGGCGTTCCGTTGCCGTTGCCTACGCGCCGTACTGCGCGCAGGGTTTCGACCATCGGCGCCATTGCAACTGGGTCTCGCTCGGTACCGATGTCGCCAACCAGCCGTGGAAGCGGTGGGCGTTCGAACAGCCGGGCCGGCACATCACGAACTGGGTAAATTCACCGCGGATGATGTTCGATCTGGTGAAGGCGGGAGCGGGCATCGCCGTCATGCCGTGTTTCATCGGCGATAGCGATCGAGGTTTCGTCCGGGCGGGGCCGGTGATCGATGAACTCGGCCATGATCTGTGGATCGTACTGCACGGCGACGAACGGGGTCGCCAAACCGTGCGCACGGTCGCAGACCGGCTTTCGGCGCTGCTCACAGCGAATGCCTCGCTTTTTTCAGGATCGAATGGCCGCGATCCGCTTTGA